From the genome of Candidatus Defluviilinea proxima:
TTATCTGGTTCTTCGCCTGCATTGAAATCGTTCAAGGCGCATGTCCAGCGACACATATCAAAAGAAAGATGTTTTGTCAGACCGGCTTCGTTGCTGATATCTTCAAGTAGATATTCCAATCTACGAGGTGACCAAGGGAAGAGCTTTTCTTCGGGCTTGTATTGGGCAAGATACTCCTCATAGGCGGTTACCCAATCCTCGGGCAGGATCAGCTTTCTCTCTTTGTAACGATTCGCAGGAGTCGGATACTTGATGAATATCTGAGGCCCGTTGGGGGAATCCAATTCAAGGTGTTCGAGCAAAAGCCCCAATGTTTCGCTCTTTTTGATACCGGTGGTCAACAAAAGATATACCAACGCATACGGACGGGCGTCGGGCTTTGTGGCGCGGCGATGGCGGTCTGCGACGAGCAGGACTTCGTCATATTCCTTGGGCGTAAGCACAGTGGGGAGGGGACTGATGGCAGAGCGTTGTGCCACCTTTTCAGCAGGGTCAACGACCAGTACACCGTATTGATGCAACCAGCGGAACAATGACTTGACCGCCGTAATGCGCCGAGCGAGGGTTTTGGGACTGCACGGAACATCGCGCTCTTTTTCCATCCACTCGAAGTAGCGGTTGAGGTCTTTGGTAGTGACCTTGCCGATCGCTACACCATCGGAAAGGAAAGTGGTCAGCAAACGCACATCCGAAAG
Proteins encoded in this window:
- a CDS encoding site-specific integrase; this encodes MPDNKLTSHLNQNTSLTSAINSWEMFLTDQGRSPNTIKAFLSDVRLLTTFLSDGVAIGKVTTKDLNRYFEWMEKERDVPCSPKTLARRITAVKSLFRWLHQYGVLVVDPAEKVAQRSAISPLPTVLTPKEYDEVLLVADRHRRATKPDARPYALVYLLLTTGIKKSETLGLLLEHLELDSPNGPQIFIKYPTPANRYKERKLILPEDWVTAYEEYLAQYKPEEKLFPWSPRRLEYLLEDISNEAGLTKHLSFDMCRWTCALNDFNAGEEPDKIRQKLGVSKIQWRELFIKLKQLAGSKE